Genomic window (Theileria annulata chromosome 4, complete sequence, *** SEQUENCING IN PROGRESS ***):
TTTTAACCCTTACTCAATTTAACTGGCACTAATATGTAGGCTATGGATTTTCTATTGGAAACGTAGCTGCCTTCGACATGGATAACTGTAACTCTATAGTATCCCCAGGAGGAGTTGGATTTGATATAAACTGCGGAGTGCGCTTGCTTAGAACTAATCTGCTATACAAAGATATTGAACCAATAAAAGAACAACTGGTTCAAAAGTTGTTTGACCTGATCCCAGTTGGAGTTGGCTGCCAGGGTAAAATACCCTGTGATTATGGAGGTAAACTAAATTAGCTAACGAGTATTAGATTTAGATAACATTTTGGAATACGGAATGGACTGGTCAGTGTGTTCTGGTTACTCGTGGGCAGAAGACAAGGAACACTGTGAAGATTTTGGACGTATGATACAAGCAGATCCAACAGTTGTATCATATCGAGCTAAAAAAAGAGGTTTGTCCCAAATTGGAACACTTGGTGCTGGAAATCACTACGGAGAAGTTCAGGtatcaatttattcaaatatCTATGTAAACATAACTGGatttatttctttatatAGGTTGTAGAAGAGATATATGACGAGTACAGCGCAAAGGTTATGGGAATTGACAGGATTGGCCAAGTGTGTATTATGACACATAGTGGTTCGAGAGGGTTGGGACATCAAGTGGCTTCAGATGCACTTGTGGACATGGAAAATAGCCTAAACAAGTCAAAAATTAAAGTCAACGATAAACAGCTGGCATGTGCAAGAATTAACTCAGATGAAGGGAAGAAATACCTCAAAGGGATGGCTGCAGCCTCCAACTATGCCTGGGTGAATAGGAGCGTTATGACTCATTTGACAAGAAAGGCGTTTGAAGAGGTTTTGAAAGAATCAGCTGACGACTTGGATATGCACGTAGTTTACGACGTCTCACACAATATAGCCAAAATTGAGGTATCCCTAACctaaactaatttaatgtAGGACCACATGGTGGACGGGAAGCTGAAGAGGTTACTTCTACATAGAAAGGGCTCAACGAGGGCATTTCCACCATACCATCCACTAATTTCAGCAGACTTTCAACACATAGGCCAGCCAGTACTGGTGGGAGGGACCATGGGAACATGCTCCTATGTCCTAACAGGAACACAACTGGCCATGGACCTAACCCTAGGGTCAACTTGTCATGGATCAGGTATGTACTGGTagtttacaaaattatatatatatataattaaaatatatacttTAGGGAGGACACTGAGTAGAAACAAAAGCAGAAGGGTTCTGGATTATAACGaagtattaaataatttaaaagaaaaagGAATCTCGGTAAGACTAGtataaatatcattttaaactaataaCAAAGTTCAATTTAAAggttaattaaattatatctaGATAAGAGTGGCATCACCTAAGCTGGTAACAGAGGAGGCACCGGAGTCATATAAGGATGTGTCAGAGGTTGTACAGGTAAATTAGAAATCAAAatccattaatttaaaattagacTTGTCACGATTCTGGAATCTCgaaaaaatgtgttaaaCTAAGGCCAGTCGCAGTCATTAAGGGGTAAATCctaaaacaaaatttaatttcatcaataatttttaaaactcATTTCCTTAtctattattaaatctttAATCTGGATTTTGGTATTATTAATCCATTTTCAATCATATTTCCCCCCATTACTTGGTGATGTACGTAGCTGTTTCTCGACTCCgtcattaaaatttaatgtgTTTGAGTTTAGAATCTACTCgcaaatttaaatttttatacacttttataatttagGAGTTTCCCAGCACCCTTGTACTGAGAAAGCTGAAATCCCTAGAATCATGCTAGTTTGctaattttgtaaaataaccAAGAGTTGtaacataaaattaaatctatATAAATATGGCCATTAAAGTCAATTGGGCGAAGACAGCTATCGCATCCGGTATAAAATATCAGCCAAGTTATATAATCCTAATGTTTAGGCGTTGTCGCTGCCGCAGCCGTTTTGCTATATTACGTGTTTAAGAACGACGATGAGGAAGAAGAGGAATATGACTCATATAAACAGACCTTCAACTCTTCAACAATGTCAACTAGTAGAGTGGAAAAGGTATAATTGGTTTACACAGccataataattttacttttttACTAAACTAAAATATGTTTTAGATGACAAGAAAAGAATGTTTCGATTTGTTGAAGAAGATTGCAGATAGCCAAGATGAAACCAAGAACTTAATGGCAACACTAGTCGATGATATATTGAACGGGAGATTGCCTTCAAAAATACTAGATGTGTATCAAAGAGCATTGCCAGCAATTCCAAACGACCCATTGGAATCCAGAGGATTAACCTTGTTTGACCTGGATCACCTGGTCGATAAGTACCAAAACGACCCCTCAATCCGAGAGTGCATACTCAACATAATGAACATGGCTCCCACAGAAGGAGACGACGAGAACATATCGCTCGATGAACTAATTAAAGTACACGAGTACATGCTCGCAGAGCTAGGTAAGATGGTATCTTCGTATAGGAAGATGCCAAACAAGGACTCCTTGGATAAGAAGGCACTCACAGTTGCACTTCAGGCACTAATCTCAGCCAAGGTCCAGGACAAGTTCGGATACAGCTACTCCTCAATTGACAGAGCTGTTATCAAAAACCACACAGACCTAAGCATGAACACCAAGTTCGCCAGACTCACCATGCAAATGCAGAGTGAAATGTCTGAAATCACAGGGTAACTTAACTCATTAGCCCTTTTATCACACTTTTCAGGATATACAACTAACTCTAATCAACTACACTGTAATATATGCtagatatttaaataaattatgaaataaaGAGGTCAGACTGCTCCACGATCCTCTGAGCTGAGGTTTTAGAATCCATGAAGAGCGAGTCTGCGTCGTCGATGTGCTTGGATTCAACAGTTAACTTTTCTTCGAGGTTCCTCAGAACGTTGGACGGCGATATCAGCTGGATGCAATACCTAAGGCTGGAGTTTAACCCGATTTCTCCAAGCCTTTTCAAACCCTGGTCACTAATTGGCACGTTCTCAACTTTGCTccttatttttaatatttgaacCATCTAAAGATAGGGAATGGAGAGTAAAAATACCTCGTGTATTGTGTATGGTACTGTTTTTATAATTAGGAGACGGTCCAATAAATCCGCCGGGATCCCGTGTGCCTCTATAAAATCACTTCCTCGAACACTGCTTATCTAAACCTCGTTACAAAATTGCCATTATCTGATAACTAAATAAGAACTTACTCCACGATTAGTTGAGAGGATAACTATTGGAGAGAGCGGTGACTCCATAACCTTGCTTAGATACGTAAAACACTCAATGTCGAACATGTGGACCTCGTCAATATACAGGACTCCGGGTATTACTTCTGCGATTCCTAAGTCTACGTACTTGTTCACAGCCTTGTTAACCTCGAGCCTCAGCTTGTCTGTGATTTCTGTACGTTTAGGCCTTAAATACTGGTTAAGCATTGTGACTATGTCACTACCGccctaataatttttttaccAACAGAAATTGTGATTTaagtttataataatatagttaattgGGTACTGATGGATTTGAGTTTGCCATATCAAGATCGTTCAGAGAAACCTCCTGGACGACCTGTTTCTGCTTAAGTACGTCGCCCTTTGGAAGTGGAACGTACTCCTCAACCTCCAAGTCAAACTCCGTCGAGTAAACATCACACCTTCCACATCTTCTAACCTGGCCTAAAACACCCTTTTATAAACTCCATCAAGTACCTGAGCCTGATTCTATGAATATAACGTCTCCTATTGAGACTTTCTCCTTAACTAGTTGTTCATGGACTTGAGGAGCCAATCTAAGAGTTTTTGACCCTTTAACAGTCTTCAGAGTTACAAGTACACCATTCATACACTTGGCTAAAGAACATTAtgatttttataattgaattatattaagttaaattaaattatgtataattGTATACCGAATCCTCCTGTTGGATTTTCAACTTCTTCTGCAGTCAGTTCTGTAACTTCACCTTCGTATATCTGTTTCTCGTCCTTAATGACTATATGGATCGACTTCCGGACAGcttcatttaaaatttcgGTCTTTTTAACTTCAGTGCTGAAAACTTCAGTGCTTGATAAGATTGTGAAGGGAGCACTTGTATTCAATTCTCTAGCGATACCCATGGCAAGAGCAGTCTTTCCACTACCACTTGGTCCAGCCAAGAGCAGAGCTTTTCCtacaaaatcaaaataaGCTGAAATCTAGATTAACTAGTGTAAAAAGATTGCTAAAATCAAAACCTGCCATCTTTTTAGACTTTATCATATCAACTGCAATCAACGAGGCTTCTCTGGCCTTAAATTGGCCAATCAGGCCACAATCAGgattaaaacaattttcatAATCGACTAACAATTTCGGATCATCTTTGCCGTCGTAATTTAACTTAGATGTGTCGAGACTAAAAACAGAAGGATGAACACCGAGTCCCTTTATGTGACTATGGACTGAGATTCTCTCCTTGCTGCGGTTAAAACTTTTTTTACTTGAGTtgtttgattttatttcagTAATAATTCTGCTAGAATCGTTGGAAATCTCCATTATACATATTCTTTTGggaaatattttttataacatTCTGACGTATGGTGATGatattgttttaaaaactGACATTAAGTATTTTTGCTCAAATGTATAATAGTCTTCCtcttattttcttcatttaatttttttaattttcataatttacaatattttctttaattttataatcaTATATTTCTATAAACATACAATTGTAATGCtttttgttatatttaattttttgtacTTTATTCCGTAATAATTAAAGATTTTCAATTTATCTAGTTTTTTCAACCATACGGATTTGTTTTAATGGTTTTCATTCTAATGGCTAATCTTGATTCGAACACGCATTCACAGTGTGTTAGCTGTTAATAATGAGTTTCAAacaaaattgtaatatagtaTGAATTTTAATGAGTAATATAAGATTTTAACATAATCGCAAATACTTTTAGTATCTTAATCAATATTGTAATTTGCCCTCAGTAATGGCGGTTTGGCACTTGAACGTAAAATGAAACCTCAAGTTTCAGAGAATGTTCAGGCAGAAAGGTTTGAGAAGTTTAGCAGCTTCGTGGACCGTTGCTTCATACCTCCATGGGACCACGTAGTGGAGTCTACCTCAAAAGATTTCAAGTATTTAAATGAACTTATTAGTGTGGGAGATCTGTGGCAGGACCCTTCAGGATTAATGGAACTGAACTCAAGGCAAAAAAAAAGATTCTCACGCTGGGTTAGGTACTTTGAACTATGCGAccatttaacattttttaacTCAGTACCAACCTCAGAAAGGATACTCCAGGGTTACGTAGGAGATTGCTCTACAGTTTCTAGCCTCTCAAGCCTGGCAgaatatgaaaatttttcTGGTATTCCAGTGCTGACGGACAAGATTAAGCTGATAGATTTGGAAAAAACAGCCATTAATTTGGTCAATTTAGGGTACCCAGAACAGTGTATTAATTATCTTGGTGGCTACAAGATATCAATTGGAGTTAAGGTATTCTTTAACGGGTGTCCGAGGTGTATGTTTATTGATGACTGGGTTCCAGTTAAAAGTGACAATACGCTACTGTGCGCACACTCTAAGGATTATAGCGAGCTTTGGGTGACATTGTTTGAAAAGGCTAATGTGAGATTGTCGGGAAATACCTACGCAATAAAGGGTACAAACCCAGGAGTTGATATTTATCACCTCACCGGATGGATACCGGAAATCATACAGCTCCCACCATTTCGG
Coding sequences:
- a CDS encoding uncharacterized protein (SMART pfam:UPF0027 (PF01139) at aa 34-515, E()=1.00e-241) — protein: MTKTYKYEDQLHFIQKSDDVKNLFIIKKGFVPNMNVEGHLFANDNLSKLLFDELKQFTDDPGSFLPALKQLANVAALPGIVKSSIALPDAHSGYGFSIGNVAAFDMDNCNSIVSPGGVGFDINCGVRLLRTNLLYKDIEPIKEQLVQKLFDLIPVGVGCQGKIPCDYGDLDNILEYGMDWSVCSGYSWAEDKEHCEDFGRMIQADPTVVSYRAKKRGLSQIGTLGAGNHYGEVQVSIYSNIYVVEEIYDEYSAKVMGIDRIGQVCIMTHSGSRGLGHQVASDALVDMENSLNKSKIKVNDKQLACARINSDEGKKYLKGMAAASNYAWVNRSVMTHLTRKAFEEVLKESADDLDMHVVYDVSHNIAKIEDHMVDGKLKRLLLHRKGSTRAFPPYHPLISADFQHIGQPVLVGGTMGTCSYVLTGTQLAMDLTLGSTCHGSGRTLSRNKSRRVLDYNEVLNNLKEKGISIRVASPKLVTEEAPESYKDVSEVVQTCHDSGISKKCVKLRPVAVIKG
- a CDS encoding uncharacterized protein (Tap579b07.q1c.C.cand.42 - score = 28.14;~SMART 1 transmembrane domain at aa 5-27;~1 probable transmembrane helix predicted for TA10615 by TMHMM2.0 at aa 5-27) is translated as MAIKVNWAKTAIASGVVAAAAVLLYYVFKNDDEEEEEYDSYKQTFNSSTMSTSRVEKMTRKECFDLLKKIADSQDETKNLMATLVDDILNGRLPSKILDVYQRALPAIPNDPLESRGLTLFDLDHLVDKYQNDPSIRECILNIMNMAPTEGDDENISLDELIKVHEYMLAELGKMVSSYRKMPNKDSLDKKALTVALQALISAKVQDKFGYSYSSIDRAVIKNHTDLSMNTKFARLTMQMQSEMSEITG
- a CDS encoding RuvB-like DNA repair helicase, putative (Tap579b07.q1c.cand.111 - score = 40.31;~SMART AAA (SM00382) at aa 101-403, E()=9.65e-10), with the protein product MEISNDSSRIITEIKSNNSSKKSFNRSKERISVHSHIKGLGVHPSVFSLDTSKLNYDGKDDPKLLVDYENCFNPDCGLIGQFKAREASLIAVDMIKSKKMAGKALLLAGPSGSGKTALAMGIARELNTSAPFTILSSTEVFSTEVKKTEILNEAVRKSIHIVIKDEKQIYEGEVTELTAEEVENPTGGFAKCMNGVLVTLKTVKGSKTLRLAPQVHEQLVKEKVSIGDVIFIESGSGQVRRCGRCDVYSTEFDLEVEEYVPLPKGDVLKQKQVVQEVSLNDLDMANSNPSGGSDIVTMLNQYLRPKRTEITDKLRLEVNKAVNKYVDLGIAEVIPGVLYIDEVHMFDIECFTYLSKVMESPLSPIVILSTNRGISSVRGSDFIEAHGIPADLLDRLLIIKTVPYTIHEMVQILKIRSKVENVPISDQGLKRLGEIGLNSSLRYCIQLISPSNVLRNLEEKLTVESKHIDDADSLFMDSKTSAQRIVEQSDLFIS